Genomic DNA from Dethiosulfovibrio faecalis:
GCGCAGAGACCTTCAAGGCCATCGTGGAGGATCGATCGGGCGGAAAGATGGAGGTTCAGATATTTCCCTCCATGCAGATGGGGTCCATGAGAGAGCAGACCGAGTCCGCCCAGATGGGGACCCTAGACATAACCATACAGCCCGTCTCTGTGCTGACCCCTTTCGTGGAGGAGCTTCAGATAATAGATTTCCCCTTTCTATGGCCTTCCACCGATGAACTCTATCGGGTGATGGACGGACCGGTCGGGCAGCGCTTCTACGAATTCACCGAGCCCAAAGGGCTGGTCTCTTTAGGGCTTTGGGCCTCCGGTTTTAAGCAATTCACTACAAAGGGTATCGATATCCACGTTCCGGAGGACTTCAAGGGAGTCAAGATGAGGGTCATGCCATCTCCCCTCCTGATCGCCCAGTATAAAACCTGGGGAGCCAACCCCATCCCCATAGAGTATGCCGAGCTTTATAATGCCCTTCAGCAGGGAATTGTCGACGGGCAGGAAAACCCGATCCAGACGATAGCGATGAACAAGCTCTACGAGGTCCAAGACAGATTGATATTGAGCAACCATGGTTTTCTGGCCTATATCTTCGTGGTCAACAAGGGCTGGTTCGACGGTCTTCCCGACGACGCCAGAGAGCTTGTACTGCAGGCGGAGAAAGAGGCCAGGCTTGCTGAGAGAGGGGCCCAGGCCAAGAAGGAAGCGGAATACCTGGACGAGATAAAGAGCTCCGGAATATCCGTCACGGAGCTGACCGACGAGGAATACGAGGCCTTTTCGAAGAAGAGCCGCTCTGTCCACGACCAGTTCGCAAGCACCGATGCCATGAAAGAGCTTCTCTCCGCCTGTTACGACGAGTTGGGGAAGAACTGATCGGATCTTAGGATCTTTTCGGGGCTGGAGGGATTCCTCTCGCCCCTTTTTTTAACCTCGGGGGATGGATATGATGAGGATTTTGGATCGTCTGGAGGAGGGTTTTTGCGCCATGGCCCTGTTGGCGACGGCTTTGATACTTTTCGTCAACGTCACCTTGCGCTACGTCTTCAGCGCCAGTACCAGCTGGGCGGAAGAGCTTATAAAGTATCTGATGATATGGATAACCTTCGTGGGAGGAAGCCTGTGCGTGAGAAGAGGAGCCCACATAAGGATGGATTTCCTGCTCGGAAAACTTTCTCCCAAGAGTAGAGGGGTGGTCGACAGGGTTATCTACCTGGTTTCCGCCGTATTTTGCGGCTTCCTGGCCGCCTATGGGGTGCAGATAGTTTCTTTCAATTTCAGGTCAGGGCAGGTGTCCCCGGCTCTGGAGGTACCTATGTGGATCGTCTACTCCGCCATTCCCATAGGATCGGGACTTATGACGTTGCGTTTTCTACAGCGGATGGCAACGCCCTCGGAAGGGGTGAACTGACTTGACCACTGTCTTGATATGCACCCTCCTGGCGGCACTCTTCGGCAGTGTCCCCATCTTCATAGCCCTGAACGGTGCCGTTTTGATATGCGTGCTTCTCTTCACCCATATGCCTCCTATGGTTATCGTACAGAAGGCCTTCGGTGGAATAGACAAGTTCGCTCTCATGTCCATGCCTTTTTTCATCTTCGCAGCGAACGTTATGGACGTGGGCGGACTGTCGAGGCGTATCCTCGACTGGACCAGGAGCATGGTAGGTAGCACCAGAGGCGGTCTGGCCTACACCACCCAGGCTACCTGTATGGTTTTTGGGGCCCTTTGCGGATCCAGCCCCGCCACAGTAGTGGCCATGGGGAAGCTGCTGTATCCCGAGCTGGTCAGGGAAAATTACCCTAAAGGCTTTTCCGTAGGGTTGATAACGTCGGCGGGGTCGGTTGCACTGATAATTCCTCCCAGCATAACCCTGATAATATATGCGGCCGCCACCGGTACCTCGGTGGGGTCTCTCTTCATGGCCGGAATCAGCGCCGGTGTCGTCTACGGACTTGCGAGTATAATCTATATCTGGTTTTTCTCCCGCTCTCATAATCTGGCCTTGTCCGCTCCCTCAAGCCGAAGGGAGATATGGGAAAAGAGCAAACAGGCCGTCTGGTCCCTTATGGTCCCGGTCATAATTCTAGGCGGAATATACATGGGCATATTCACCCCCACCGAGGCGGCGGGTATCTCTGTCGTGTACGCCCTTTTCGTGGGGATATTCATATACAGGGAGATAACTCTCAAAGGTCTATACGACGTATGCCTCAGCTCGGCGATTACCTGCGCTCAGGTCCTTATTCTGGTGGCTGCGGCTCAGACCTTTGGGTGGTTTCTGACAGTCGTCCGAATTCCTCAGGCTATAACCTCCGTGGTCGTCTCTAACGTGACGTCCCCCTGGATGTTTCTGGGAATAGTAAACGCCGTCTTGCTGGTGGTAGGGATGTTCATGGAGGGTATAGCCGCGATAATAATACTTGCCCCTCTGTTTTTTCCTATAGCCATGAAGATGGGAATAGATCCCCTTCACCTTGGTATAGTCATGGTGGCTAATCTCTCCATAGGGAACTTCACCCCTCCCTTCGGATTGAACCTCTTCGTCGCCAGCGGAGTTACGGGGCTTTCCATGTCGGAGATAATACCAGCGGTGATGCGGTTCATCCTGGTGAGTCTGGCGGGGGTGTTGATCATAACCTACATTCCGGCTATCTCCACTTTTCTTCCAAAACTAGTCTATCCTTGACGGTCTCCCCTCGTCGTACCGAAGCCCCCTTTTCCTGAGGGGGCTTTGTGCTATGCTAAAAGCCTATTCATAGATGGGAAGGGGCTGTTCTTATGCAGTCGGGGTTTAATCTTTGTCTCGATGCGGTCAGAAGGATAAACTCTCATGGCAGATCCGAGACAGGAGGGGTCTCCCGCATCGCATATACCGAGGAAGACCGTCTGGCAAGGGAGACATTGGTGGAGATAATGCACGAGACCGGTTTTCAGGTCGAGATAGACGAGGTGGGTAACATAAAGGGGACCCGTTGGGGGAGCCGTCCCAGCGCCCCTCCTATAGCAGTAGGTTCCCATATAGACACCGTGCCCGATGGAGGCGAGTTCGACGGTATCCTGGGAGTAGCGGCAGGACTGGGCGCCGTCCTCGACGTGGCGGAACGCTGTCCGGACCACGTCAACCCTCTTCAGGTGATAGTCTTTTCCGGTGAGGAATCCAGCCGTTTCGGGGTGTCGAACGTTGGCAGCAAGGCCGTTACGGGATATGTGTCCCTCAAGGATTTCTTCGATCACAGAGACGACCAGGGGATATCGATCTTCAAGGCTCTTAGAGACTTCGGCCTCTCTCCCGAAAAGGCAGATCGTTCCAGGATTTTGCCCTCGGACATGAAGGCTTTTTTCGAGCTCCACATCGAACAGGGACCGTTTCTGGACCAAACCGGCATAGACGTGGGAGTCGTGGAGGCCATCGCCGCCCCAACCAGGCTATCCCTGGAGATCCTCGGGGAATCGGCCCATTCGGGAGCCTGTCCCATGGATATGAGAAAGGATGCCCTGGCGGCGTCCTCCGAGATAGTTCTGGCGGTGGAAAAATTGGCCAAGGAGGAGTCGGCCTTCAAGACCGTCGGAACGGTCGGAGATTGTAAGGTATTCCCGGGTGTCATGAACGTGGTTCCCGGTAGATGTTCCCTTAAGGTGGACATCAGGGGTATAGACGGAAAAAGCATAGGTCGGGTTTTCGACGGACTTTTGAAGGAGATAGAGAGGATCTCCGCCTCTCGTAACGTGGAGATAAAGAAAAAGATTTTTTCGAGGGGAGATCCGGTGGTCCTGGATGGACGTTTGAGAAGGCTTCTGGGGCAGGTATGTGAGGATATGGAGATCGGATGGACCGATATGCCGAGCGGAGCGGGGCACGATGCAATGTACGTTGCGTCGGTTATACCTACTGCAATGGTATTCGTCCCCTGTGTGGGAGGGATAAGCCACAGTTCGGAGGAAAAGGTGGAGATTGGTCGTATCCGTCCGGGCTACAGGGTTCTCGCAGAGGCGTTATATCGTCTGGTGGCGAAAGATCGATAGTTGGGAGGCGTGTTTTAGATGATACGTTTGTTTTCAGGGGCTAGAGTGATCGATCCCCGTCAGGGATTGGACGATATATCGGACATATTGGTGAGAGACGGAAAGATCGCAGCGGTAGGCAAGGATCTGGCCTCGACGTTGGGACGAGACGTGGAGAAGGTGGACCTGAGAGGCTACGTCGTAGTGCCTGGCCTCATAGATCCTCACGTCCATTTCAGGGACCCCGGCCAGGAACATAAAGAGACCGTCATCTCCGGTTGTGCCTCTGCCGCTGCCGGAGGCTACACCTCGGTCATAGCCATGGCAAATACATCTCCCGCTGTGGATTCGGTGGAGACCCTCAACTACGTTCTGGAGAAAGGGAAGGGGGGCCCCGTCCGGTTTTGCTCCGTAGGGTCTGTGACTTTGGGACTGAGGGGGGAGGAGCTATCCCCGATGGATAGTCTGGCCGAGGCCGGCGCGGTGGCTTTCTCCGACGACGGCTTTTCTATCGTGGACTCGGAGGTCATGTACAGGGCTTTCGAAAAGGTCGCCGAACTGGGGCTTCCCATATCGGTTCACTGCGAGGACCCTCATCTATGGGGAGACAGGACGATGAATCGGGGAGCTTTGTCGGATGCCTTGAAGGTGAAGGGCGTTCCCAAGGTGGCGGAGGAGGTCATGATCCAGAGGGATATTCTTTTGGCCTCCAAGACGAAGGCCAAGGTCCACATACAGCATGTCAGCACCGCTTTAGGGGTCGAGATGATACGTCGGGCCAAGGAGGACGGCATAGAGGTCACAGCCGAGGCGACCCCTCACCATCTAATCTTGACCGAGGAAGTCGTTCCCGTTCACGGATCTCAGGCCAAGATGAGCCCCCCTCTGAGAGAGGCCATGGACGTGGAGGCCTTGAGAGATGGTCTCAGGCTGGGGATTATAGACGTCATAGCGACGGATCACGCTCCCCACTCCGAAGAGGAAAAGGGCAGAGGGCTTCTGGAATCGCCTAACGGAATAGTAGGTCTTGAGACTGCTGTTCCCATGATCTTGACCGAGCTTGTCGGCAAGGGGCATCTTTCGATAAATCGAATGGTGGAGGCCATGTCCTGCGCTCCCGCCGGGATATTCGGCCTTCCCGGAGGTTCCCTGAAGCCTGGCTGTGTGGCGGATATGACTGTGTTGGACCTGGAGGCGAGATGGACGATAGACGCCGATCGTTTCGAGTCCAAAGGAAGAAACACCCCCTTCGACGGATCTCCGGTTGTGGGGGCGGTTATAGGGACAGTTTTAGAAGGTTTGATGCAACCGGTTGCAAATAAATAGCGTAACTGCTATAATGCCTCCAGTTCAGATTATGAGGAGGCGTAGCGGTGAAGCTGAGGGAAAAAGCTGTCGTCATGACCGCGGAGGACATGGAGAGGGTGCTCCGCAGGATCGCAAACGAGATCATCGAGCGCAACCGAGGGCTTCAGGATCTGGTCATCCTGGGCATACAGAGGAGAGGGGTCTATCTGGCTTCACGTATCAGAAAGATCCTTCTCGAATCGGAGGGAGTTAAACTCCCTAAGGGAGAACTGGATATAACCCTTTACAGGGACGATCTGGCCGTTTTGTCCGACGAGCCTATCGTTCACAGCACCTCCATACCGGTGGATGTCTCCGGCAAAACACTGGTTTTGGTCGACGATGTCCTGTTTACAGGTAGGACCATAAGGGCGGCTCTCGAGGCTCTGATGGACCTGGGGCGGCCGGGGGCTGTCCAGCTGGCTATCCTGGTGGACAGAGGGCACAGAGAACTTCCCATACAGCCGGATTTCCTTGGAAAGACGGTTCCCACCTCCAAGAGCGAGGTCGTGGAGGTTCGAGTCGAGGAGCTGGACGGAGAGGATCGGGTCCTGATATGCGAGAGGGAGGGCCTGTCATGAGCTGGTCCAGAAGAAATCTTTTCGACCTGGAGGACTGGGACCGTCGTGATTTCGAGGTGTTCCTGGAGTTGGCCTCGAAGCATAAGGCATCTCTCGACTCTCCGAAGAGAAGGGGAGAGATACTGAGGGGCCGAACAGTGGTGAACCTCTTTTTCGAGCCCTCCACCAGGACGAGAACGTCTTTCGAGATGGCCGAACAGTTTCTCGGAGCGGAGGTCATAAACTGGGCGTCTTCCGGATCCAGCCTGTCCAAGGGCGAGACCCTCAGGGACACGGCCTGGACCTTGAAGGCCATGGGGATCGACTCTATAGTGATGAGACACGGGATGGCAGGTTTCCCCATGTATCTGGGAAAGCTTCTGCCGGATGTCTCGATAATCAACGGGGGAGACGGTGCGAGGAGCCATCCCACCCAGGCCCTGTTGGACCTCCTTTCCGCTTACGAGAGATTGGGCGGCCTTGACGGAGTTAAAATGGTAGTCGCAGGTGACGTCAAGCACAGCAGGGTGGCCCGAAGCGTAGCCAAGGCCTTCAGGACCATGGGAGCCTCGATCTCCTTTTCCGGTCCCAGGTCACTCATGCCCAGCGATCTAGGGTCCTTCGGGGTATCCTACAGGGATAACGCTAAGAAGGCTATGCGTGAGGCTCGGATCGTCTATCTTTTGAGAATACAGAGAGAGCGCCAGGATCAGGGCTTATTTCCGTCCTTCGAGGAATATCACCGTTTTTTCGGCGCATCCAGGGAGGACATCTCGGAAGGTGCGGTCGTAATGCATCCCGGCCCTATCAACCGGGGCGTCGAGATAGCCTCGGATGTGGCGGATGGTCCCAACAGCCTGATCCTAGATCAGGTCAGGAGCGGGGTCGCAGCCAGGATGGCCGTCCTCGAACTCTGTC
This window encodes:
- a CDS encoding TRAP transporter substrate-binding protein, giving the protein MRRLITALFVCSIVIASTAAFAADYPKMTIRLSHNQPTGSPEDIGAETFKAIVEDRSGGKMEVQIFPSMQMGSMREQTESAQMGTLDITIQPVSVLTPFVEELQIIDFPFLWPSTDELYRVMDGPVGQRFYEFTEPKGLVSLGLWASGFKQFTTKGIDIHVPEDFKGVKMRVMPSPLLIAQYKTWGANPIPIEYAELYNALQQGIVDGQENPIQTIAMNKLYEVQDRLILSNHGFLAYIFVVNKGWFDGLPDDARELVLQAEKEARLAERGAQAKKEAEYLDEIKSSGISVTELTDEEYEAFSKKSRSVHDQFASTDAMKELLSACYDELGKN
- a CDS encoding TRAP transporter small permease; the encoded protein is MRILDRLEEGFCAMALLATALILFVNVTLRYVFSASTSWAEELIKYLMIWITFVGGSLCVRRGAHIRMDFLLGKLSPKSRGVVDRVIYLVSAVFCGFLAAYGVQIVSFNFRSGQVSPALEVPMWIVYSAIPIGSGLMTLRFLQRMATPSEGVN
- a CDS encoding TRAP transporter large permease produces the protein MTTVLICTLLAALFGSVPIFIALNGAVLICVLLFTHMPPMVIVQKAFGGIDKFALMSMPFFIFAANVMDVGGLSRRILDWTRSMVGSTRGGLAYTTQATCMVFGALCGSSPATVVAMGKLLYPELVRENYPKGFSVGLITSAGSVALIIPPSITLIIYAAATGTSVGSLFMAGISAGVVYGLASIIYIWFFSRSHNLALSAPSSRREIWEKSKQAVWSLMVPVIILGGIYMGIFTPTEAAGISVVYALFVGIFIYREITLKGLYDVCLSSAITCAQVLILVAAAQTFGWFLTVVRIPQAITSVVVSNVTSPWMFLGIVNAVLLVVGMFMEGIAAIIILAPLFFPIAMKMGIDPLHLGIVMVANLSIGNFTPPFGLNLFVASGVTGLSMSEIIPAVMRFILVSLAGVLIITYIPAISTFLPKLVYP
- a CDS encoding Zn-dependent hydrolase is translated as MQSGFNLCLDAVRRINSHGRSETGGVSRIAYTEEDRLARETLVEIMHETGFQVEIDEVGNIKGTRWGSRPSAPPIAVGSHIDTVPDGGEFDGILGVAAGLGAVLDVAERCPDHVNPLQVIVFSGEESSRFGVSNVGSKAVTGYVSLKDFFDHRDDQGISIFKALRDFGLSPEKADRSRILPSDMKAFFELHIEQGPFLDQTGIDVGVVEAIAAPTRLSLEILGESAHSGACPMDMRKDALAASSEIVLAVEKLAKEESAFKTVGTVGDCKVFPGVMNVVPGRCSLKVDIRGIDGKSIGRVFDGLLKEIERISASRNVEIKKKIFSRGDPVVLDGRLRRLLGQVCEDMEIGWTDMPSGAGHDAMYVASVIPTAMVFVPCVGGISHSSEEKVEIGRIRPGYRVLAEALYRLVAKDR
- a CDS encoding dihydroorotase; translation: MIRLFSGARVIDPRQGLDDISDILVRDGKIAAVGKDLASTLGRDVEKVDLRGYVVVPGLIDPHVHFRDPGQEHKETVISGCASAAAGGYTSVIAMANTSPAVDSVETLNYVLEKGKGGPVRFCSVGSVTLGLRGEELSPMDSLAEAGAVAFSDDGFSIVDSEVMYRAFEKVAELGLPISVHCEDPHLWGDRTMNRGALSDALKVKGVPKVAEEVMIQRDILLASKTKAKVHIQHVSTALGVEMIRRAKEDGIEVTAEATPHHLILTEEVVPVHGSQAKMSPPLREAMDVEALRDGLRLGIIDVIATDHAPHSEEEKGRGLLESPNGIVGLETAVPMILTELVGKGHLSINRMVEAMSCAPAGIFGLPGGSLKPGCVADMTVLDLEARWTIDADRFESKGRNTPFDGSPVVGAVIGTVLEGLMQPVANK
- the pyrR gene encoding bifunctional pyr operon transcriptional regulator/uracil phosphoribosyltransferase PyrR, coding for MKLREKAVVMTAEDMERVLRRIANEIIERNRGLQDLVILGIQRRGVYLASRIRKILLESEGVKLPKGELDITLYRDDLAVLSDEPIVHSTSIPVDVSGKTLVLVDDVLFTGRTIRAALEALMDLGRPGAVQLAILVDRGHRELPIQPDFLGKTVPTSKSEVVEVRVEELDGEDRVLICEREGLS
- a CDS encoding aspartate carbamoyltransferase catalytic subunit, with amino-acid sequence MSWSRRNLFDLEDWDRRDFEVFLELASKHKASLDSPKRRGEILRGRTVVNLFFEPSTRTRTSFEMAEQFLGAEVINWASSGSSLSKGETLRDTAWTLKAMGIDSIVMRHGMAGFPMYLGKLLPDVSIINGGDGARSHPTQALLDLLSAYERLGGLDGVKMVVAGDVKHSRVARSVAKAFRTMGASISFSGPRSLMPSDLGSFGVSYRDNAKKAMREARIVYLLRIQRERQDQGLFPSFEEYHRFFGASREDISEGAVVMHPGPINRGVEIASDVADGPNSLILDQVRSGVAARMAVLELCLGGEAL